The sequence below is a genomic window from Anopheles cruzii chromosome 3, idAnoCruzAS_RS32_06, whole genome shotgun sequence.
GCGGCGGGAAATGGATTGTTGCGCCGAAGCATAGCAAATGCAAACAACGATCAAGAGAATGATCACGCACGGGGCAGGTTATTTATGCCGCAACCGACCGCTAATCGCCCGCAGGCATTCGAAGGAAGGCGACGATAAACATATCGCCCGCGGAGATAAATGTACTCCGGAGGTGTAGCTTCCGTGTTTTTCAAAATTTGTCCCCAATTTTGTGTGGCTCGAACGTGTTGCGGCACGGTTTTGAGCTGAAGCAACAGCACGCCTTACGACACGTACAGTTTTGGCGATAAGATTAGGAACCGCGCAGTAGCGTCTCATAACGGTGCCAAATCGTATGATAATGCATCTTGCTGCATTGTTCGCCCACGGTGATAAGGCCGTTGCCATTCAGATCCCGTATCGAACACCCCGTGTGTATCAACGCGAATCGTTGTAAGAAAACACACGTACGAATGTAATCAACGCATTCAATAGACAACGTTAACATTAGATAATAACGATCGTTTATGGGGGGTCTATGAATTAACTGATCGGTTTTGATTTACAATACGGGGTCCGCTAATCGATTTTTGGAAAGGCACCGAAAGGGTAATTTGTTACGTCATAACCCCCCGGGACACTAACGGTGCCATTAACACTGATTAGTGGTGTGTTTATGCCGCGGTTACACAGATCCTATGCGCAATCCTTAATTCGAAGTGCTCATGGAGCATTATGTTTACTCGGATAATAAATAATATGAGCACCTTTAAATGCTTTCGATAAACCGGAAAATGACCATCAAACTGGGCACCCGGGAGTTAATGtggaaacggaagaaagaagCAATATTTTAATGAccaattaatttaataaataataaatttacaaaactTAACATATTTTGTAGACATTTTGAAGAGTTAAATTTCTTCACAAAATTAGCCTTTAAATAATACTTTAAATTTATAATGTTAGTACAAATCTTTCACCAATCGAACTCTCCAGCGTGCAATCCGCAAATTTGCCTTTAAACTATCTGCATTACCCAAAATTGGAACATAAacgaaaagataaaacaagaacggtgacggcgaccgTAACATAAGCCGTGGAAAACATCGCATAAATAACTGCGGTGCCGCGAAAGGTTGTCCGATGTTCGATCGTCGGAACATTCCTAACATCATCGCAGTgtggttgtcgtcgtcggctgggcggaccgaccgacgctgGCCAAGTCAAAACGACTGCCAAAGACTGCCATGGACTTACCGGTTCTGGCTCGATTTACGCTCACGGTCATGTCATGTAACGAATGTTTGGCTGGCAGGCCCATCCGCCTGGCCGGCCCCATCGGAGGTCGGAGCACTCGGCCCGTGCGGCTTTCCGTATTTATTTGCCCACCACGGACACTagtgcatttttattttacacacaCGCCCATTCGGTGGCGTCTGCGTGTCCGAAGCTCGGACATGGTTTAGGAGGATGGTTCCGTGAAATTAATTCGACTTACTTCGGCTGCTGCGCCGTGGGCGAACTACACGCTTCTCGCGGCACTCCCGTGCGGGGCGCGGACATTTACTCGGTCTGTCTTTTGGAGCGGTCGCCCGGTTGACCCCCGACCCGGCAGTGTGAGATATCCTGTGAGACCAGTGAGAAGAGTGTTACTCGCCGCACGTGCTCCgtggtcgcgatcgcgttcgttgattgttgttggcgtgtggcgtgtgtcgGAGTGAAATTCGcaataataaattatgctcgTCGCCggctcggcgacggcgagggCGACAaacgacgcacgcacgaaccCGTGACGAATGGAGTGCTTCGTGCCCGGCCCATAGCCACTGGCCGCGCTACGTTCGCGATGGACACCGATTGCCTGAGCACCGAGTCCGGTGGCTGCGAGTGTTATGTTGACGTCCGTACGTATCAATTCTCGCCCCGCCAAGGTGCGGTTTATGATCGAAATTAATGGCCagcgccgtcgccaccggtaGCATACCTGACCTGGTGTCGTCCTCGGCACGTCGTTCACTTCGCCAAACGGGCTTCGAGTAGCGCGGTGTGCGTGACGATCGGCGGTTTTTGCTGTGGTCCCAGCACGGAGCTCCCGACACCGGCCAAGATATCGGGCGGTGGTCAGTCTTCGGTCGTTCGTCGACGGTGCCACAGCTGCCGTTTTCACTTCCTGAAATCCTTCCCAAAATGATCGCCAATAAGTGAACGTTGAGCTGAGTTTGTGTGCAGAGGTCACGATGAAAACGAAAGTACACATGAGGTCGCACTGTGGCATAAGCAAGTAAACGAATTACAAtctgtttctgtgtgtgtggctgtgtgtggttgtgccCCGGTTCCTGAGCGATTGAAAAATGATGGCATTAATTATGTTGCGCCCGCCAGCCGCCGAAGTGGCCGCCTATTAAATGGGGGTTTGAAAATGAACAGCACGCAAAAGGGGATTTCAAGTGTGTGGGCCATAAACCAGTTAATTTATAAAAGCAGCGCGTTAACCGTAACCGAGTGGCCCGCTGGAAGCCGAATCCGTCCAACATTCGCATTATTCACCGTGGAATAACATCCGACGTCCGTCGGGCCGGCTTGCGTGCGTGCCTGGTCGTCGTGAAGTATTTTCGGCCCGTAGTTTGCAAAGGCGTACAACGGGCCTCCTGCGGGAGCCCGGGAGTGTTTTTACGTGCGTGCTCTTGCTCCGCTCCAGAAGAGCGAAGGTCACAGTGGCCGCCCCACCCGGCCCTTGAGCGCTGCCAAGAGCCGAAgccgtaaacaaacaatttccaTCGGGAGCACTCCAACGAGCGGCGCTCCGGCTCGATCTCCGCTAATTGGTTCGCGCCGGGCCgatcggcaccggcatttaCCGTCACCGAACTGTCCTTCCTTCCGTCTGTCGGATCGGGTCGGGATCGTGGGTGGATCACACGGATTCCCTAACCGCGATCGTTAAGTGTGTTCGCTTGCCTGCCGGGGCAAgaaaatcataatttttcCTCGATTTTTCCTCACGCACGCTGATCGATGAGTGAAGGTGGTTTGGAAAATATCCGACGCAGCCACTCCACTGCAAGTTAAGTGGCAGCAGAGCAGCGGAGCGTGCCTGAGAGattgtttgttggttggccGATTAGCTGAAGTGTGTTGTGGGATTTTAATTGGACAGCGTGTAAATGGTTATGGCCTTTCGAGCGGAacggtgattgattttcgttACAGTCTTGTTAAGGCGTCGGCTCATAGTGTTTATgacgaaaattaaaaatttgttAAGCAAACGAGAACATGCAATAAGCTCGTTAGACAACTAGATAAATGGTGGCATCATGGCGGATCACCGGAGATATGGGTCGGTGCCGTTGtggtgaaacaaaatggcaccaatGTTCCATCACCTGGAGCATCATCCTTCAGGTTGCGCTCCGTCGCGTGCCTTCAAACGTAGAGATTTCCACAACGACACCGTTAACCACCGACGCCACAAAGCCATCATCATTTGTAACACGCCCCACGACCACACGACAATGAatggcacacggcacgggagCGCGTTTTGTCCTTTAGCCATCAGGCGGTGTCCTTTGCTAATGCGCTCCGCACGagattttaaaacaaaactacgCCGCTTTGATAGCACCCGTCGGCCTAATGGCAAGTGAGGTGGGAACGGACCCTTTATCTTTCGCGTAGCGTTGCGCGAAGTTGTGGCCCTTTTCGACATTTGCTGCTACCTGAACAGTAATCCAGCACCGTCAAGGACCAAAGACTTCGTTCCAATTGCAGGCAACCATCAAGAATCAGCAGCACGATAGGGGGCCTTCACCTGAGGGCCTCTCCATTTCCATCATCGTCGAGTGTCCTTTCGGAAAAAATGATTCAAAATTGCAAATTAaagtgtttcttctttcggcTGCACTTTCTGGGCCTTACCAATGTGTTAACTTTGTCCCTCCTTTTCCGTCCTTCAGCCGAGGCCGATTCCATAGGATGCGTGGAGGTACTGGCCACCGTGTGCTCGAtcgtgctgatggtggtgaccCTTCCGATATCGCTGTTCCTGTGCTTCAAGGTCGTACAGGAGTACGAGCGGGCCGTCATCTTTCGGCTCGGTAGGCTACGATCCGGGGGCGCCCGTGGCCCCGGCGTGTTCTTCGTGCTGCCCTGCATCGACAACTACTGCAAGGTCGATCTGCGCACGGTGTCGTTCGACGTGCCACCGCAGGAGGTGCTGACCCGCGATTCCGTGACCGTGTCCGTCGATGCGGTCGTCTACTACCGGATCCGGGATCCACTGAATGCCGTCGTGCAGGTGGCCAACTACAGCCACTCGACCCGCCTGCTGGCGGCGACCACGCTGCGGAATGTGCTCGGAACGCGTAACCTTTCGGAGCTGCTGACCGAACGGGAAGCCATCTCGCACTCGATGCAGGTTACATTGGATGAAGCCACCGATCCGTGGGGTGTCCAGGTGGAGCGTGTTGAAATGTAAGTCACCCCAAGGGCAAATGCGAGGGATGGGATACCGAATGACATGAGTCCTTTTTCCCTCCCAACAGCAAGGACGTGTCGCTGCCGGACTCACTGCAACGTTCGATGGCGGCCGAGGCGGAGGCGGCCCGCGAAGCACGGGCGAAGGTGATCGCTGCCGAGGGTGAGATGAAGTCCTCGCGCGCCCTCAAGGAAGCGTCCGACATCATGTGCGAGAGCCCGGCCGCGCTGCAGTTGCGCTACCTTCAGACGCTGAGCAGTATCGCCGGTGAGAAGAACTCCACGATCGTGTTCCCGCTGCCGATCGAACTGATCGGCCCACTGATGAACTTCACCTCGTCGCTGGGAGTGGCCCGCACCGCCGGGGCCGTTCCGCGGCCAGGGCCGCCACCCGTCGTTCCGTCCACGACGACCAGCATCTCGTCACCACCGGGCGATCCGGgccagccaccaccatccgAGTAGCAGCAACTCCCGCAAGTGCATTTACAacgacgccaccaccatcagcaccgacGGCACCACGCGCCACCGCGCACACGCCTCCAaacggccgctgccgccgcggccgccgccgccgatcgcaaACGGGAGGGTGGAGCCCTCGGATCCATCTCGTCGTACTCGCTGTCCTCGGCGGAAGACTCGGCCCTCTGCTCGCCAACCAACCGACTGGCGCGGTTCATTCTAGATCTCTAGACCCGTGGCCACCCGGCAACCAGCGAACCTAAGCCTAACGACATCGAACTAATCCCCGTGCCCCGGGCCGTGCGGTACTCCCAGAGGTCATCACGAAGCAGTTTGTTGGAGTTTACAGATAACTTTTCAGTTTGTCTCTTTATTCTATTTTGTACGGCCTTTTACTTGTTATCGTGTCGCAGAGATTGTAAATAAAATCGTATTCGTactacacacacgcatacacacaaacaatgCCCGAAAGGGTCCTGTCGGGTGTTCGGTAAGGTCCTAATACCGTTCGAAGGATTATTCCATTTCCACTTCGTTCACGAAACGTGCACAAAATTCGGAAAGGATTCGGAGCCATCAAAAGCAAATCAGCACCACGTGCGGATGCAGGTAAATCGAACTGAAATCGGCTTACCGGAATCGGTTCTCAACTTTGCGGATTCAAGTGTGCACTTCTGGCGCATTTCTAACGCTCGACGTAAGCGAAACGGGTTGCCTGCTGCTTCGGAACTCAATTTTCTACGCGAAACAAACGGTAAATAAATTGTCAAACGCTTCAACGTCACTGCCTCCGGAACACCAGAGCTCCGGAACACAATTTCCATCCATTttggaaacatatt
It includes:
- the LOC128275773 gene encoding band 7 protein AGAP004871-like isoform X3, whose protein sequence is MDTDCLSTESGGCECYVDVPEADSIGCVEVLATVCSIVLMVVTLPISLFLCFKVVQEYERAVIFRLGRLRSGGARGPGVFFVLPCIDNYCKVDLRTVSFDVPPQEVLTRDSVTVSVDAVVYYRIRDPLNAVVQVANYSHSTRLLAATTLRNVLGTRNLSELLTEREAISHSMQVTLDEATDPWGVQVERVEIKDVSLPDSLQRSMAAEAEAAREARAKVIAAEGEMKSSRALKEASDIMCESPAALQLRYLQTLSSIAGEKNSTIVFPLPIELIGPLMNFTSSLGVARTAGAVPRPGPPPVVPSTTTSISSPPGDPGQPPPSE
- the LOC128275773 gene encoding band 7 protein AGAP004871-like isoform X2, which codes for MAGGLDTPNSSSTRPIIIDERQRSGPEADSIGCVEVLATVCSIVLMVVTLPISLFLCFKVVQEYERAVIFRLGRLRSGGARGPGVFFVLPCIDNYCKVDLRTVSFDVPPQEVLTRDSVTVSVDAVVYYRIRDPLNAVVQVANYSHSTRLLAATTLRNVLGTRNLSELLTEREAISHSMQVTLDEATDPWGVQVERVEIKDVSLPDSLQRSMAAEAEAAREARAKVIAAEGEMKSSRALKEASDIMCESPAALQLRYLQTLSSIAGEKNSTIVFPLPIELIGPLMNFTSSLGVARTAGAVPRPGPPPVVPSTTTSISSPPGDPGQPPPSE
- the LOC128275773 gene encoding band 7 protein AGAP004871-like isoform X1, whose amino-acid sequence is MFHPQHAHSQQLVAPNQQTPQEQMRWKVKTPLHSPQSTPGTTPKQPCPRPQYYAEADSIGCVEVLATVCSIVLMVVTLPISLFLCFKVVQEYERAVIFRLGRLRSGGARGPGVFFVLPCIDNYCKVDLRTVSFDVPPQEVLTRDSVTVSVDAVVYYRIRDPLNAVVQVANYSHSTRLLAATTLRNVLGTRNLSELLTEREAISHSMQVTLDEATDPWGVQVERVEIKDVSLPDSLQRSMAAEAEAAREARAKVIAAEGEMKSSRALKEASDIMCESPAALQLRYLQTLSSIAGEKNSTIVFPLPIELIGPLMNFTSSLGVARTAGAVPRPGPPPVVPSTTTSISSPPGDPGQPPPSE